The genomic segment TTCACGCTGCGCAAACCGAGCGCGGTGTTCGAGATGATCGGGAACAATGCGACCAGCGTCGCGCACAACACGAGCGCGGCATTCATGTCCTTGACCCAGATGATGATCAGCGGTGCGATGGCAACCACCGGCGTGACCTGCAACAGGATCGCGTACGGAAACAGACTCGCCTCGATCAGCGGACTCTGCACAAACAGCAACGCAATCGCGACGCCGAGCACAGTCGCCAGCGCAAACGCGAGCAGCGTGATCTTCAACGTCGCGAGCAGGCTGCCGAACAGCAACGGCGCATCCTGAATCAACTCGGTCACGATTGCCGACGGCGACGGCACCAGATACGCGGGCACCTTCATCAGCACGCACCAGCTTTGCCACATCGCGAGCACGAGGACGCCGACGATCCACGGTGCAAGTGCTTTTGCCATGCCGGGACGTTGCAGCAACGGCCGACGCGCGGGCTTCGCGACCGTTGTCGTTGCCGCAGACGTTTCGCGTCGCGTTTTAGCCGAATGACCCACCAGCACTTCGCCTGTCATGATTGCACTCCTGTTTCCTCGTTCGCGAACGATGCGCGGTGCGCATCGGCAATCAATTCCGAGAGCGTCTTGCAATGACGCATGAACGGCTCGCTGACACGATAAGCATCGTCGCGCTCCAGCGCGCCTGCAGTCGCGTCGTCGATCGGCACCTCGGCGATGATCCGCCCAGGCCGCGCGCCCATCACCACCACGCGGCTCGACAGATACACCGCTTCGTAAATGCTGTGCGTGACGAACACCACCGTCATGCCGCGTCGTTTCCACAACTCACGCAGATCGCTGTCGAGCCGGTTGCGCGTGAATTCGTCGAGCGCGCCGAACGGTTCGTCGAGCAGCAGCAGATCCGGCTCGGTGACCAGCGCCCGCGCGAGCGACGCGCGCATCTGCATGCCGCCCGACAGTTCGCGCGGCAGCACCTTGCCGAACTTGCCGAGCCCGACGCCTTCGAGCGCGTCGGCCACCCGTGCATCCGCTTCGCGACGCGGCACATGCGCGAGATCGAGCGGCAGGCGTACGTTATCGGCGACGCTCGCCCACGGCATCAGCGTGGCTTCCTGAAACACCATCGACATGCGCCGCCCTTTCGAGCCCACCGTGTCGAACGGTTGACCCCACCAGCGAATGTGTCCATGCGTCGGCGTTTCGATCCCGGCGAACATTTTCAGCAGCGTGCTCTTGCCGCAACCGGACGGTCCGAGCAACGAGATGAACTCGCCGGGTTCGATCGAAAGCCGCACGTCTTCGAGCGCGACCGTGCCGTTCGGATAGCGCTTGTCGACGCGCTGCACCGCCAGCAACGGCGCGGCCGCTTTGGGAATATAAGCTTCAGTCGCGGCCATGTTCATTGCTCCACGTGAATGGGGACTATTTCGCGAAAGACTTCGTTTTCGCCGTGGTCGTTCAGCAGCTTGAGCAGCATGCGGCGCATCAGCAGGCCTGGCTTGTCCGACTCCATATGACATTCCTGCTGACGGCGCACGTCGATACACGCGTCGTAGTCGGTGGCTTCGAGAATGTCGCGGTCTTCGTCGGTGATCGGGCGATCCCAGTCGATCAGCTCCTGCGTCGTGCACGCCTCTTCGGTGTCGTTCCGGTACAGCCATTGCGACAGCATCAGCGTGCGGTCGTCAATCGGCGTCGCGCAGTTGTAGATGATGTGATGGATGCCGCTCGCCGGATACACGCAGCCAAAGCGCCGCGCAAACGGCATGAACCAGCGGTTGATCAGATGCCGCTCGGTGACTTCCTCGGTCGTGCCGGTAATGCGGTAGCTCGCCGGCGGATTGCGCACCGGCACATGCGTTTCGGCTTCGAAGCCCCAGTCGTTCGGACGGAACTCGTAGCTCGACGGCTTCGGGTTGTCGAACAGACCGAAGTTGCCCTTGTGCACGAAACTGAAATGCGAGTTGTCGAACGAGTTCTCCATCATCCGCAACGGGCTGGTTTGCCAGCGCTCGTAAAACTGCAGGATGCGGCGATAGCCCGGCGCGCCGTCTTCGGGGAATTCGGGAATCGGCCGCAGCGGTTCGTCGAGTGCGACCCATGCGTAGCCGTAGCGCTCTTCGCAGTGGTACGACTGCACCACCGCGCGCGACGGAATCGTGCCGCCGTCGTTCTGCGGAATCTTCACGCATTGACCGGTGCAGTCGTAGGTCCAGCCGTGATAACCGCAGGCGATGTTGCCGTCGCCGTCGACGAAACCCTTCGACAGTTTCGCCGTG from the Paraburkholderia fungorum genome contains:
- a CDS encoding ABC transporter permease encodes the protein MAKALAPWIVGVLVLAMWQSWCVLMKVPAYLVPSPSAIVTELIQDAPLLFGSLLATLKITLLAFALATVLGVAIALLFVQSPLIEASLFPYAILLQVTPVVAIAPLIIIWVKDMNAALVLCATLVALFPIISNTALGLRSVNPGLINLFKINRATRWQTLVRLRIPSALPYFFGGLRISSGLSLIGAVVAEFVAGTGGSGAGLAYQILQAGFQLNIPRLFAALLLITVTGVVLFSITAWVSRIGLRGWHDSQL
- a CDS encoding ABC transporter ATP-binding protein, encoding MAATEAYIPKAAAPLLAVQRVDKRYPNGTVALEDVRLSIEPGEFISLLGPSGCGKSTLLKMFAGIETPTHGHIRWWGQPFDTVGSKGRRMSMVFQEATLMPWASVADNVRLPLDLAHVPRREADARVADALEGVGLGKFGKVLPRELSGGMQMRASLARALVTEPDLLLLDEPFGALDEFTRNRLDSDLRELWKRRGMTVVFVTHSIYEAVYLSSRVVVMGARPGRIIAEVPIDDATAGALERDDAYRVSEPFMRHCKTLSELIADAHRASFANEETGVQS
- a CDS encoding aromatic ring-hydroxylating dioxygenase subunit alpha — its product is MLVTRQKVLRRFWYAIMPMSQLDAGPQPFTLLGEPIVLWKGAGGKPHALQDRCCHRTAKLSKGFVDGDGNIACGYHGWTYDCTGQCVKIPQNDGGTIPSRAVVQSYHCEERYGYAWVALDEPLRPIPEFPEDGAPGYRRILQFYERWQTSPLRMMENSFDNSHFSFVHKGNFGLFDNPKPSSYEFRPNDWGFEAETHVPVRNPPASYRITGTTEEVTERHLINRWFMPFARRFGCVYPASGIHHIIYNCATPIDDRTLMLSQWLYRNDTEEACTTQELIDWDRPITDEDRDILEATDYDACIDVRRQQECHMESDKPGLLMRRMLLKLLNDHGENEVFREIVPIHVEQ